Within the Eleginops maclovinus isolate JMC-PN-2008 ecotype Puerto Natales chromosome 13, JC_Emac_rtc_rv5, whole genome shotgun sequence genome, the region GAGATCAAGATCCTGACTGACAAGCTGAAAGAGGTGAGGAGGAAGGAATGATGACTTAAAGATATTGTAAACCCTTTATTTAAATGGCATTTCCTTCATTAAAATCCATTCTGCATTCTAGAATTGTTTGGTAAAATATGTTGAGACACAAAATGTTGACATAGCGTTGCATATTCAGGTAATTGTTGACCACACATGTATTCAGATTTTACGCTGACTCATGCTATCTCTCCTCAGGCTGAGACCAGAGCTGAGTTCGCAGAGAGATCTGTGGCCAAGCTGGAGAAGACTATTGATGATCTGGAAGGTATGACATTCATTACACCTTTACCCAGGACTAAAAGCATCCTTCAAAAAGACTTTAAATTCACTAACGGTAAAACAAAGAGGAAACTACAACACATAACAACACTGAATTTGGTCACATGGTTTTAGATGTGGTGATGGCAGTGGTCTGCTTTGAGCAATACTAGCTTAACCATAACAGGAAGTAAGATGAGGGCGACACAAAGTCCAAGAAAAAGGCTCAGTTTTGTTATGAAGGAGCTTATCTCCAAAAGAAATGgattgtttctgttgttttgtgcACATTCATTCATAGAAATTAATATGGCAATGGATACAAATTGATTGCAATTGTGGATTTCATTCGGTGTTTAGAACAAGAAAGGCttgatttttttaacaattgATAAAACCTGTAGAAAAGGATATCTAATGTTGaatgcacacttttttttaattaatagcGTTTTCTGCTCATCATAGACATTTCACAATAACTTTACTTGATCATTGCCTTCTCCTTTTATACTACACCTCCAGTTTACAGAGAAAATCATGCGCATCGTGACGTCTTTTTTTCCACTAATGTCCAATTCTGTTTCCAGCTTGAATTCCTACCAGGACTAATAACAATTCAAGCTTTTCTAGAATAGTTAGGTttacttttgacattttaaaatttgCACCATAGAAGTCTTTGCTAAGTTTCTATTACGTTGCCATCCATGACTtttcatgtatttgtatttcatattccACAATACTAATTTCCTCTCTTATTTGTGTCCCTTTTCCTTTGCAACACAACTCTCAGATGAGCTGTATGCACAGAAACTCAAGTACAAAGCCATCAGTGAGGAATTGGACCACGCCCTCAATGACATGACCTCCATGTAAGTTATGATGTGTGTCATTTCCAGTGGTAAATAAGACCTTAGAGTACAGTAAAGATCTACCTTAAGAAAAATAGGAGCAGGCAGTGATGTACTCAGAtctatacagtggggcaaaaaagtatttagtcagccaccaattgtgcaagttctcccatttaaaaagatgagagatgcctgtaattttcatcataggtacacttcaactatgagagaaagaatgggggaaacaatccaggaaatcacattgtaggatttttaatgaattaattggtaaattcctcggtaaaataagtatttggtcacctacaaacaagcaagatttctggctctcacagacctgtaacttcttctttaagaggctcctctgtcctccactcgttacctgtattaatggcacctttttgaactcgttatcagtataaaagacacctgtccacaacctcaaacagtcatactccaaactccactatggccaagaccaaagagctgtcaaaggagaccagagacaaaattgtagacctgcaccaggctgggaaaactgaatctgcaataggtaagcagcttggtgtgaagaaatcaactgtgggagcaattattagaaaatggaagacatacaagaccactgctaatctccctcgatctggggctccacgcaagatctcaccccgtggggtcaaaatgatcacaagaacggtgagcaaaaatcccagaaccacacggggggacctagtgaatgacctgcagagagctgggaccaaagtaacagaggctaccatcagtaacacactacgccgccagggacctaaatcctgcagttccagacgtgtccccctgcttaagccagtacatgtccaggcccgtctgaagtttgctagagggcatttggatgatccagaagaggattgggagaatgtcatatggtcagatgaaaccaaaatagaactttttggtcaaaactcaactcgtcgtgtttggaggagaaagaatgcagagttgcatccaaagaacaccatacctactgtgaagcatgggggtggaaacatcatgctttggggctgtttttttgcaaagggaccaggacgactgatccgtgtaaaggaaagaatgagtGGGGCCAagtatcgtgagattttgagtgaaaaccacCTTCCTTCcataacttttgttattgaccaaatacttattttccacaatcatttgaaaataaattctttaaaaatcctacaatgtgatttcctggattttattttctcattttgtctctcatagttgaggtatacctatgataacaattacaggcatctctcatctttttaaatgggaaaacttgcacaattggtggctgactaaatacttttttgccccactgtatgttttatAACAAGGAAGGTTTCATTAAGAGGTTCTTAACACCTCAATGGAAAAGTGGAGCTTTCATCCAGAGTATTTCCTTTAGTCCTTAGACAGTCCCAGGGAGCAGTCAAATAGTCAGtttatcttaggaaggttcctaatggAGTGGAATGACCCAGAAGAAcctcagtggccgccatgataagagctgttggaattctCTAGCTGTAGGAAAGGAGCTTAGggaacactggaccttcctttaccaaaggaaaggagaaaatgctgtcccacaatgccttgcggccgcaacatttCCCATGGCACAACATTCagccgttcacggaaacagctgatcgtgacggagaaatgcgtttcatgaaagttatggtgcttattaagcagtttaaaacgtaTGCCTTAACTTGTTAAAGTGCTTTCTTTTGAACGTTCAACACTGTATTAATCAGAAGGaaaaatatgaacgttacttttttgCTGAAGTTAtgaaataaagtccacatttctcagtgtttactgagctgtgtggggtttccTAAagttttttagacattttttaatggtgatatacaaagtgataggttaagtttctaataattacattttcatttatttttaaaatattttcatacaatCATACGTATTGGAATCCATGGATTAATAATTAAATTTGTCTCCCAGAGCATAGGAACAGATTTAGTGCAAAACTCCCTCACCATTACCCCCTGTTGGCAGCAAACATTTTGGCATCTTAATCCTAATAGTTGCCTCAGCCCAACAGCCAATATACCAGGATTAaagaatgtttcattttttatttatttttttagtctTTAGTGTTGGGAAAGAGGTTTTTGACAATGTGATTGAATTGATCCAGAACTAGTTCCCCTCATTTGCGAAACGCAAGTTGAGATTCTGTTGAGATCCTTTCTCTCTCAGTATGACAGGATTTGATAATCATGCATGAGAATATAATAGCTTTGCAGTTCTCAGGAATTTGTTCCGGCAAACATTTATCAGTGATGCCACCATGTGTTCCCTTTGTGAAACAGACGAGGACTGAAAAGCCATGACTCTATACCTCCACAACAGACGTGTAACAGCCTTCTGCTGCATTCTTGTGTTGCTTTCACCACtaatgctgacacacacacttcatcccTGTCTCTTGTGTTTCCAGCTAAACGTCCAGAAGCTCCACCATCCTGTCCTTTCGTGGTTTCAAGACTCTGCACCCAACCCCCCGTTCCTTTTATTACACGTCATCTGTCTTTCCTCATTCCTAGTAGCCATTGttcactgtgtgttttctcttaAGGAATGTTGTCCGTCTGAATTCACTCTTCATCGTTCTGCTGTATCCCCTCTGTTCTGTACCAGAGTAAAAACAAGAGAGGGAAGAAAGCTCGAGTTACTGCTGTGTCTACGGCTGCTTTTATTATTCACTGAGCCccaagctgctgctgatggtcagaacatgtgtgagagtgtgtgtgattggatCCAAATGCGGCGGACGGATACTCCTTACAGAAACTACCTTTATTTAAAGGATCTGTCAAGACAAGGCAAGACAAGGCAAGCCAAGGCAGAACGGAACTTTCTGATGAATGAGCAACAAGAATCCGACGAGGCTAAACATGGTCTAAACCGGTAGAGCTAATGCAGGAGTGCAGGTGAACAGAATGTCAGGTGGTTGCAGGGCTGATGGGGAGCAGATGGAACTTATACCAGCATCGGGCCAAACTTATACCAAATGATCATAAAGGTTAATCCACAGCTCTCTGATGGTCCTGAAACAGAATCTATATCCATGAACCTTCAGAGAGTAGGATTTTAAGACCTAGTTTTAATAAACAGTTAGTTATTTAGACATGTAATCATGGTAAATGGTCCTTCTTAATATTTTCTAGGAGCTACAATTGTCCTTCAACTCAATAAAGTCTTCAACATATTGTAATTCAAATCAAACTACCCATTGCGATGCTAAATTCCGGGTTcgcctacaaaaatatgtcatccgTGCATCACTTTATTGTGTTCATAATATCATTTCCACTTGACGCCCAATTTAATTCTAATCCTGctgacacatttacatttaaaccaatGGAACGAATATATACCATTACATCAGTTTCCTTTTATTATTGTCAGGCTTAGTAACATTTACCTCACCGCTTTTTATTATTCCACAATACTAAAACTACATAAGGTTCTGTTGACATACAAAAATACCTAGAACCTCTGGaataaatcattcagctgggttgataacccttttttaaaatatatcaaacacacattgaTTTTGTCACCAGAATAAACccttaaagtataaaaaaataatgggaaccattttttatttattaataccTCATGCATAGatcaaaaccccaaaaagggATATACCTCTATCAAATACAAGCAAACTCTTAACAGTCTAGACCTGTTTATTTCTAACACATACATTAGTAAAACTATTTGCCTAGTGATTAAACTGAGAGCATGCTGTTTCATCCTGCATAAATGCTTAATTTGTAAAGCATATATTTAAAGAATAGGTCTGGTGTTGGTCATATTTCCTGTGAAAGATCAAAACCAATACTGAATACATTATTTCCCACTGTAAGAGGCATTTATACAACAGAGAAATAGTTGTAATTAATTTACATTACACTATACTATATCTGAGCAAAGACTAGCTGCCTCGATTTCATCACcgaatcagaatacctttattcgtcccactgAGGGGAAATtgacattgttacagcaaaagcgAGGATAAAGACAAACAATGAGTAAAGTAAAACACTATTAGATAAAAGGGCATGCACAAAATAAAAGGGCGTGCTGCTTAATACAGTCCAATGAGTGCAGTCACTGCTGGCTTCTGATTGGTTGCTCATGTTGCCTGTGCTCCTTACATAATttaatgcataaaaaaatataatcattCTTGTGTAgtttaaactatttaaaaaaatgttccttATGAAGAAAAGAGTTATCAGTGAACAACAGAAGTGAAGAATGGACTGTGGCATTTTCAGGAAATAGACAGAGCCATAAACATAACTGCAGTTTATTAAATCCAAAATATCGTACATCATTCAAGATATCAGCCTGCTGCCATCCAGCTTTCTCCTCAAACTATCAAACTCTCAGTCAATGTGACCATTGACTGAGAGTTTGATAGTTTGTGTGTTGTGGCAGCAACGACAAAATGGCCTCCATCTTTTGTCAATCGGTTAGCATGCTAGTTTCAGCAGAATTATCTGCAACATCatacattaacatttttgacaaaacGTAAAACTCTCCAcatgatgtgttttaatgttgtagACTTAAATTCTGACACATATCTTACAAAAGTAACCCTTTTAAGAAAAACTACGTCTTATGTCCACCTGGGTTTTATCAACTCCATCAGTGTACTCACCAAAGTAATATTGAGACCTGGGAACAGGGTGTCATCGCTAACAATTAACTGGGGCGGAAAAATATGAGAACTAAATGAGCCAGCGCACCAGGAAATGCTCAAGATTGTGATCAGAACACTGAAGGATTGTGGGACATTCTGCTGGTGACAGGTTGCAAACAAGCTGAGTCAACAAACCTGAGGTCATAGTTAATTCAACACATTAGTCTGCCAACTCATAGAGTCCTATAGTGAACCCcgaaatgttgagtaccccaaagttttatgttagaaatgtatagtagggtccccagcacataggaactgccggatgctaacttgcgtATGTTTGGCAAttagcacaattagcataagcTGTGTTCATCCAAATGAATGGCTTGTGTAaacattagtaaaaaaaaaaatggcttagacgatttggacaattttggagtggttttgggggttattgaggaagctgaatccatttctgacattttcagaatcCAAAATGGCAGATTTAACCAAAAAGTGGCCATATTACTTTGAATTCCATGAGCAGTTTTGCAATCATAGAGAGCACAAGATGAACATGATTATCTCTACTGTGGACaatgattcaaataaataagcaatctgtccaatccaaaggatccagagtcccctaactttttcaaacaaacccaaaatgtatcaaaatcaGCCTACAGAGTACAAATATTTGCATTTCCCTgttaaaactgtcattttttatACTGAACATGTCTGAAATGGACTCAATAACCCCAACAAATACTCTTAAATTGTCCAAATTGgctaagacatttttttttaattgtccaCATAAGCTATAATTTTAATTAATGCTTATTAACGCAACTTATGCttattgcccaacatatgcaggttagcatccggcagtttctatgtgctggagacTCGTTCTATACATTTCGGCACTCTATGAGGTGGAAACAGACTATAACCTGGATATCGTTCTGTATCTGGCTTAACTAACCCTCACAACCTTGAGCTGTGAAGATGTGCACATCTGtacattaaatgtgttgcttaAACGCATTCTTATGATAGAGAATACAAGACTCTTTATTAATGCTCTTGGCAAAGTAACACGGGGCATGCATACAACCTATGGCACATTTGGGAATATATGATAAGAATGGGctatattaaatattacaatttcACAAATAAGTCTGAGTTATACagctttatatattatattctgcATTCATATACATCTGTGTAGAAAAAATACATCCCCTTGGTATTTCCATCTCTTCACAGGAACATCTCAACAGGAGTAAACGCTAACTTTGTGTTTGGCTGACGAGAAGAAAACATTCACATAAAAGTCACGGAAGACTTGGACATAAAACCAGGTAAACATGTTCTGTAGAAGATCTACTCAAAGCTTTTTTTGTGATATTAAAAGAGATGCAGTAACCACCTGAACACAAGCAGCATCATTAAAGGATGCTCAGCTGGTCTGTCCACTGAGGCTCTTCCAAAACACATGCTTATAGGATGAGGCTGTGCTTGTACGATGTGTccaacaacccccccccccccccaccaccaccaccccctccAGTTTatgagctgctgctgagtcTGCGGCGCAGCAGGGAGGCAGGCTTGCTCTCGCCGTCCTCTACGTCGCTTTCACATTGTCTCTGGAGGACAGAACCAGAACAGCTGGATTTAGAATAAGGCACACTCTCTGATAAAGCTTATAGTGAGGGCTGGCACTTGGAGGGAGAGAAACCcccttctggagggaacacagggatgtaagcctttgcagaaaaacctatagaacacacttcaggaaagggaaaaccacaaaatgcgtaatagggcctctttaaacaacCAGGCCTGAAGCTTTAAGTGTTATAAATGATTTTTACAGCAGTCACACTTAACAGGGATATTTGAGGAGTGGGTGCAAGTGGACGATGGTGGGGGTGAGGGGTGGCAGATTTCCTCTAGAATTTACACTATGTTGGAGGGTGTAGTTGACTGGCAGTGGACTCAATGGAATCTGTCTCGTGACCGGAAGAGGATCTGGCAGACACTGCTGCCTTGCTTCACAACTCCTTAGAGCATGCTGGAGGCGCCTGTAGTTAACTGTATGATCTGCTGTCAGTTTATCAGCCACCTTCACCGAAGAGCCTGTGAGGTAGAAGTGTTCAGTGTCTCTACAATAAGCAGCATGTTAAATAAAGAGCTCTCACCTCCAGAGGATCTGCCTCTGAGCGTCCCTTACACAGCAGATTCAACCGGACCAGCCGGTTACACATCCACACCATGTTATAGGACATCTGGGGGGGGGAGACAATGTTTTACAGTGTTCAGATAACGGTACCAGCAAACAGAAGTCTTTATCAAGTCATTTATACAACAGATAATACATGTACTTCAATTCCATGTGAGTCCATGACGACACTGAGCTGAGAAAGACTTTTCCCCTTCGCTTATATTGGGAAAGAGTCCTCTGTTAATCAGTAGGGCGTTTCTGCCAGTATTGACAATACTtgaataacctttatttaaatcGTTAGGGGATACAAATTCAAAATGAGCTGAATTTAGAGTTATCTCTCTATTTATTTGActaagcagaaaaaaaaccgCGACTGCCAGGATTAAATTCAGGACACAAGACAAAAAGACAGGGCTCAAGATTTTAACACTGTTTGTCCAGATTGAAGTCATAGCctgcaaaaaacataaaataatacaatgataattgtttttacaaaatTTGTGTCATTAACTTAGTTGAAATTGTataaattacattattaaaatctAAATTCTATGACGACAGGTGTCACTGTCACATATAGTATTATCATAGACTCTTCTTTAGTAGGGGGGGCCACAGGGTGGGTCCAAGCACAGTGTTACAGGGGTACTCACCCATGTTGCCCCTCATGATATCCATCAAAAATTACCTGCACTAAACATGAATAATCTTTGCACTGTATGCACAAATAACTTTCACCCAAACCTGacatgcacatttaaataattatttaacgTTGTCCACATATTTGTATAGATACACATTCATCTGATCAGAGTTTAACCCAGGTTATTTTTGTTATGTCTATTCATACTCTtaatacatgttattattattgtttatcttCTCATGtgaataaaggtccatcttatcttttaataaatatattatactaCACTTCATAACATGTCCACACTCACCTTCCATTTCCTTCTGGCGTTGAACTTCTTAAAGCTCTTCATATTGATCGAGGATCGATTCCTTTTAGCCACCTGTGTGCGTGTGATAGGCTGGAACAGAAAGCAGTTagattcatacacacacacacacacagacaacacacacacgcacgcacgcacgcacacacacacacacacacacacacacacacacacacacacacacacacacacacacacacacacacacacacacacacacacacacacacacacacacacacacacacacacacacacacacacacacacacacacacacacacacacaccagccggAGGCATGTGTAGTAGTCTCGTAGTCACCTTAATCCAGGGGTGCAGCAGACACTCCTCTGCCGTCATCCTTTCACTGCAACACACAGCGACACACAAGACTCAACAACTGGGAGAGCTGGTAGTGACTGGATATACACTTCCTTTTACATGAGCAAACCAACAGAAAAAGCATGAAACACAAGCATAATGCATACATGATATTTATATGCATTTATGAAGGTGTCTCCTATATCGCCCCTTCCCAATTTGCCACAAAATTATTCCCATTTTGCCCGTTTTTTACATTAGGCCATATAAGAATTTATAAAAATGTCGCTTGGTTGTGGGTCTTAGCTTTCTAGACACCCTTCTTACAAAGgagcaacatttaaatgtaacatgtgctttattaaaatcatttattgTAACAACAtcaaacttaatatttttgttatcaTTCTACTAACCTTCTTGACAAAAAGCacaatgacttttttttgtaaatattgtagaTACATATTGATTTTGgagctttgaaatatttcttttttcccATGGTCCCCAAGACTTGAAAGAATTATTTTCTGATGTCTTGAGAATTGAAAACTACTGTGGGGTTTGAATAGATTTCTGAGTGATAACacattcatcttgttttttcttttgtacttaTGGTCTCATTACTATTTGTACATCCATGTGACATCCCTGCAGcctatactgtatatgctgaTAGCTTAGCTTGTTATGCAAAAAGAACATGTAAATTACGTGATTATGCAGCACAGGAGTCAtcttttaataacatttttacaaaaaaagccCAGGCGAGCCAAACATATGAAAATAGGGCTCAGGCAACAGAGGGTTAACGGACAGCGGTGAAATGAGAAGGGGCGGAATGGGAATAAACCCATTTTAAGtgtgtgaaacatgttttttttgcttgtcTTTCAGACTGAAGCTGCCATCATAAAGATAATTCTGTTGTTTAAGAATAAAGGTAATCTCTGTGAGCAGGTCAGCGGGCGAACATTAAATGAAGCTGCCTGTGAGTGTTGTACTTTTATCTCCATACGCAGATTGTCCTCCTCGCTCAATATACTGTAGTGATAGCTGCCAAATAGAGAGAGTATGTGGACATCCTGAGTCCTGTGATGTCTCCATCTCATTTTTCAGAAAGGATATAAGTGTATTTAGCTTTAAAACTGCACTCAGTCACTTTTCCTGACATTAAAAACAGATGATCATTTGGCGACACAGACCACAAAAAGTTCACTCATTTAGTGATTATTATGATGATGTGGATCTTTCAGATCAAAATGAATATGGTATCTTCCACATTCTACTGTAAGTGTATTATGTAGAGTTGGATTCACACTAGTCTGGTTCTGGTCTGACTCGgtctcgccctgccttggtcttggtACACTCAGGTCTTGGTCATGACTTGGTCTCGGTTAAGCTGGTCTTGACTACGACACTAGTACCTATTCCACATACTTGGGATCTTTCACCAGCAGCTTCTGGATGAAGTCTTTGGCCATGGAGCTGGTCATGCTGAAGTACTGAGCAGCAAACTCGTAGTTCATGATGATGATGTTCCTCAGCGTTTCATCATCAGTGTCGCCCTGGAAGGGTGAGAGCCCGCTCAGTCTGaggacagagagcagcaggagtgAGACCGCaagatatacagtatctgtCAGTTATATGTCTTTGTGATTCCACCCCAGATAAAAGCTTGGGAGGAGCCTGGGGAGTAACGGATAACATAGTCAAGATAGAAAAAAAGGTAACTCTACTCCCTTACAgttgcataaaaaaaaacatgtagtcAGATTACGGctacatttcttacatttgtgtgtaaaggatcagatgtccTCTCTCTcggtcagctgttctgttctgtaatactttaagagtgaatctatacgcctactgcctgaatctgcttcatggtttctctttctttggttcatttgttctgtttttgattcagcaggtgaacctatatgttgataaaatagtgtgtgtgagcttaactgtgtgtgttcaactgaaacggagcatttcctgtcagctcaggttttatttctcttctttaagctgtagtatgtgctcatgtgtttcagtgttaggcTGCTGCCTTAAtatgcttaatgaaaggcaTCTTTTCCTACCCACACAAtcatttctgatcctaaatatgttggtttcttattttctaaacTCACATTGCTCTGTTGTGTTACAAATACACTTAGATAAAAACTTACAtcttatttatattcattttctttgctttgtaTTTGATTGTAAAGTACAGTTATCAGGTTGaattgcttttatattttaacacaattacatttttaaacaggtAACTAGTAATTACCTGtaaatggaatacatttttgaagtaaccctcccaaccctgggTGTAATACACACTAGCTGAATTCACAGAGTAAATTATGAGTCAGCAGATGCTTGTACAGTCTATAAGCAGAATTACAATAACATGTGTAATGTCTACAAGCACTGACATGCCCCCCCAAGACTTGCAACTTACAGTATGAAGGTAATAACTCCGATGCTCCTGCAGcagaaagaaacacaagacGCAGACACGTTTCATTAGTGTGTGACAAACGGAAGACAAAGGTTGCGTTCTCATAATGTCAGGGACAGACTGCTGACACTGATGTTGGACAGTGAGAAGTATGGGCT harbors:
- the si:dkey-240h12.4 gene encoding death-associated protein kinase 2 isoform X2, encoding MEPQPSITGVTGGELFDFIAEKENLLESEAIEFMEQILKGLGFMHSKNIAHFDLKPENIMLSDRVAPHPNIKLIDFGLAHRFQQGDEYRSSSGTPQYIAPEVITSEPLSTAADMWSIGVITFILLSGLSPFQGDTDDETLRNIIIMNYEFAAQYFSMTSSMAKDFIQKLLVKDPNERMTAEECLLHPWIKPITRTQVAKRNRSSINMKSFKKFNARRKWKMSYNMVWMCNRLVRLNLLCKGRSEADPLERQCESDVEDGESKPASLLRRRLSSSS